TATCATAGTATGATTAAGTGATGCAACTAACATTGTAAACTAAAACCAACTTTAATAAATCTCCAATTGAATATGCTTCagtataaaatagagataaaattcAGCTAACAAATCATGTCATTTCTTAGGCATTTGAGTCCTAAAAAATGATACATTGAGTTACAAaggatttaaaatttaaggattGCAGAAGAAGAAAATAGAGAAATTGCACCGAAATTTTTGAAGgcaaaaataaaataggtaCCAAGATTTCTTTACGgttcaaaatatattaattgaCATATTACTagtatagagttgtgatcatatgataacccctaaatatcgtaataaccctatatcCAAATccgaaccacacatattttctaatcttgtggttgagattcaaacttagatttacttcataaaaaaagcgcgagggtaaatatgtcatttccctcatttaatttctgaatttcgccaaatatcacgtaaaatgataaaatgatatatgttaggtttattgcatagaatgatagttttgccggatagaatgatacttttgactgataaaatgatacttttgactgataaaatgataaaatgatatatgttaggtttattgcatagaatgatagttttgtcagatagaatgatactctgagttgataaaatgatacttttgactgacaaaatgataaaatgatatatgttaggtttattgcatagaatgatagttttgccggatagaatgatactctgagttgataaaatgatacttttgactgataaaatgataactgACAAGAATTTATTATGCATCCACACGATTATGCAGACTGTcaaaacacaattcaatttactCTATCCATGTTGAATCTAGTCCACAACCAATCCACATCAATATAAAAGACTCGGACGCCAtgtacatacatacatacatacgtgtaactgaacctcatacatctgtatatcatgggaaataagattttacgtatttaaatgagcgaaatttggatacgtaaatcttatcatgagcgaaattcagaaattaaatgagtgaaatgacatatttaccctctgcgcattttttatgaaggaaagctaagtttgactctagaccacgtgattttaaaaatgtgtggtccagatttagttatagggttattaagGAAATttgggttatcattataatgcacccctactAGTATATTACCGTATATTTGCGTAGAGAAAacttaatgaaaaaaatacagTTCTCATGCTAATTACTAATTAActaaatgatagttttgagaagATAATCAATTTCGTTACGCTAAATTATTGGAAAAATAATGCATGGAACTGTAGTTTGATGacttattatttaatttagggaAAACCGGAAAATTGTCATATGAATCGTATTTAGAGAAAATTGTTATAATGCAGTACCATGTATATATTTCAAActctacaaattaattaatttataatcttaCCGCAAGTCTACCGTGTGCATAGATGTTAACGTTTGAAAAATATGCGTTTTCTCCATGTTGACAAATATATTCGACATTCGTGTCATCACCAATTACATGAAAAATTAGTCTCATGGCATGGATTGAAGTAATTACTATTTATGTATTGAATAACTAATTATGATAGTAATAACCTTCCTTATCAATGCACATTAATTATGCACCTGATCTAATAAATCAAGAGTTGGAACAACGATAATTTGAACACTAAAACTTTAGGCTGAATTTTAGTTAATTCCAAAACAATGAAAGTTGGTATAATTTGTTTGTTATGTTTAAAAAGTACTCCGATCgaaactataaattaaattgaattaaaaaactATAAATTAAGTTGAATTAAGTTGGTATAACAATTATCACATACTTTAGTACTGCACATCAATAAATAAGAAATTTGCTGATAAAAACTAATCAAACTGTGCGTGGTTTGTATTTAGTCAATATTTGAAACGGCAAAGTGGACTGGTGCAGTCTCGTCGAATAGACAATTTCAGCCGCCGTCAATTATTTGATCCCTccattattaaactgtgtattactcttttttttttgtcttactACACAAATAGAGCTAATAACATTAggtttaaattattgtacttaaTCATATACTCCTTATACTTTGACAAAGAGATTAATATAGCAAttcaataattttatactactagttCATACGCATATTGATTATTATGGAGCGAATGCTTTAATTATACCAAACGCAAGTATGTGTCAAAAGtttatggagtaatatttgAGCATAAAATGTTGCCTAGACAGCTAGACTAGACCTACTTACTACTACATctcttagagcacccacaaccgttctcttgccaacgagcacgatTGTGGGctcggccccactttttctgcccgctcttagacaagagcacaacacccacaactgtgctcttccgcaaggacgagcacaagggtcccaccattctattattcaatttaaataaaaatatttccataatattaaaattcattaaaaaaactgaaataatattacaaattacaaataaaataaaaaagacataattaaaatcctaaaaaataaaaattacataattaaaatcctaaaaattataaattacatgattaaaatactaaaaattaaaaattacataattaaagctaaaaatatccccgtggaagactattcatcaggcggcactacccccaattgtttttggaggcccaatatcatggcctcgtgcgatcgaagttgcgcggggtcatagttgacctatcagccatattgagttggaccaaaatcccccacaacgagttggtggggggtggaggtggcgcatagggcacgggagcgggttcgggagcatcgccggatggagtcgcggcgcgacggcggttggccgccgccttcttccttccttacggtcggcgttgggaaccgctcgggccggcatcggggctaccaaagttagctccggcgagttggctagccacgtcttcggagccggcgtcggatagggatactgaccttgaccgtttggaggagccgctagaggaggatgttacgcctcctcTATACTTTgaatgcgaccgcgtctcctgccaaatgttgaggtacttgaacggtttgtagttcatggattggtaggtgttcatcgcggcagtgatgaCGTCAACCTCGCTCCGACCGCTCCCCGCAGACCGCTCTTCCTgaaggtaatacccctggaacttttggatttcttcattggctcggtagatggcgttgcgcaccatactctcgttgcgctcgattgttcccgccggccggttttcattgtaccggcgacagagtgatcaccggattggttcgtgccaacctccggatcttcggagattgacaagaacgccttgaacaattgctccatctccgccggagtgtgcggacaccgctagtaggaggagtcggagtttgagaggggccggtcgacctcgctctaggctcaggtgtccacccgtattgcccttcggggcatcttggtcgtcaatcgggtaaggccggtagccacccagaACGCCCGAattttgggtttgaggaggggctgaATATTCTGTTTCCTGACTAGGAAACAGTTGTGAACCGAaacaatcggggttccaaccgtgggagcccgggggtgatcgccgtggccggacattgttatgttgtatgagtggaagaaagattgagaatggagatgagagaatgtagatgacaatggaaatgagagaatgtagatgagaattgtgtagtgtagtgtgaattttttggtgtgaaagtgggggtatttatagatgaaaatgtgtatttttgggggaaaaaatgaaaaaaaaaattgaaagtgggtagaaaatggatataatttttttgggaagtgggaaaatatattttttatttttaatcggtttttttaattaaaaccaatttttttttaaaaaaaatattcaaattcaacGGCAATGTCGTTGCCCAATCAGCGCCTGCCatgtcacctgctcgctggcacggacgtgctcgatgcatcgagcagcgccgtgccagcggcgcgagcgcagcggcggacagcgtcttcgtgccgctggcacggacggacggacgccgtcctgctcaccgttgtgcatgctcttacTATCTCCGTTCCTTATTAAttgatgcatttcttttttacatgaaatttaaaatagtgtgttaaatggatggtaaacaaagtaaaatacaataaactaattttatactattagttactaaaagtagaaataacttaattattttggAACTTCACaatatagaaaaatgactcaagggagtataaaacaaaaataatgagCAATAAATAAGTAAAATCCGATATGTTCATTAATACACTCTGTATTTGGTCAATAAACAAGTATCTTGATCTTTtgtttaatagtagtaatatatataattgtaaATTTGGATTTAGTGAAATGGTCCAGAAATCATAAGTGTTATTCAAGTGATTTCTTGTAATGCACATTATGAATAATCGCAATCTTACATCTTGCAATTCTAAAAAATTTAACTCATACTTGAATCATTATACTCTTTGGTAATTTATATCAACTTTTCTCCAAGATTGTTTTATGAGGTAATGCATTTATGGTCATTTTGGACTACTCCAGTAGTCTCGCCATAAATTTCAACATGCATCAAATTCACTTTAACTTTAAGTGCCGCACTATATCAAACGAGATTAAGAACAGAGGTAATGACTTTGGGTGAGGTAGAAAATTAATAAGAAGATAAACGTAGGGGAAAAACAAGTTCTTATCTCTTTcaaatatactagtaatataGAAAGGAATGATCAACAGTCAAAATCGCAGTCAACAAAACTCGGAATTCAAATGATGTTcacttttaaatattatatcGATTCCAAAAAGAGTAGGAAAAGAATTCATAGACGCATCCGACTCCATTTccctaattaaaaaaaaataccaaaccCATTGCATATAAATAGGAagcaaaacacaaacaaacacaccaCACATCAACAAAAATGGAGTTGTCCACTGTTGCCATTGCCCTCCTCTCCATCGCCCTAACTTACTACTTGCTCATCTCCCCGAAACGCCGCAGCGGAGGCAAGCTCCCCCCGGGCCCCCGCCCCCTCCCGGTGGTGGGCAACATCTTCCAGCTAGGCACGAAGCCGCACCAGTCCCTGGCCCAGCTGGCCAAGACCCACGGCCCCCTCATGTCCCTCCACTTCGGCAGCGTCTACACCGTCATCGTCACCTCCCCGGAGATGGCGCGTGAGATCTTCGTGAGGCACGACCAGGACTTCCTCAACCGCACCGTGGTCGAGGCCGTCCACGCCCACGACCACGACTCCATCTCCATGGCCTTCATGGACGTCGGCGCCGAGTGGCGCGCCCTCCGCCGCATCTGCAAGGAACAAATCTTCTCCGTCAAGAGCCTCGAGACCAGCCAGGTTCATACCCCTATTTGATATGATATGATTTATTTCCATAACTTTCTGTATCGCTACATATTATAAATACgtgtggagtatatttttaccATTCCCTCCCATACTATGACAGGTCCTCCGGCAGGAGAAGCTGCACCAGCTCCGCACCTACGTGCAGCGGTGCAGCGAGGGAGGGAGGGTGGTGGACATCCGTGAGGCCTCCTTCGTCACCACGCTCAACCTCATGTCCGCCACGCTCTTCTCCATCCAGGCCACCGAGTTCGATTCCACCGCCACCGAGGAGTTCCGGGAGATCATGGAGGGCGTCGCCAGCATCGTCGGCGATCCCAACTTCGCCGATTATTTCCCCATTCTCAAGCGGTTTGACCCGCAGGGAGTCAAGCGGAAGGCGGAGCTCTACTTCGGGAAGATGCTCGTGCTCGTGGAGGACTTGCTCAAGAAGCGGCAGGAGGAGAGCCGCCGTGACGCGGCCTATGTCAAGAAGAATGATTTGTTGGAGAAGTTGGTTGATGTTCTAAACGAGGAAAATGAATATAAGTT
This portion of the Salvia splendens isolate huo1 chromosome 10, SspV2, whole genome shotgun sequence genome encodes:
- the LOC121753304 gene encoding ferruginol synthase-like; translated protein: MELSTVAIALLSIALTYYLLISPKRRSGGKLPPGPRPLPVVGNIFQLGTKPHQSLAQLAKTHGPLMSLHFGSVYTVIVTSPEMAREIFVRHDQDFLNRTVVEAVHAHDHDSISMAFMDVGAEWRALRRICKEQIFSVKSLETSQVLRQEKLHQLRTYVQRCSEGGRVVDIREASFVTTLNLMSATLFSIQATEFDSTATEEFREIMEGVASIVGDPNFADYFPILKRFDPQGVKRKAELYFGKMLVLVEDLLKKRQEESRRDAAYVKKNDLLEKLVDVLNEENEYKLTTKHITHLLLDLFVGGSETTTTSVEWIMSELLINPEKLEKLKEELRRAVGEKNQVQESDIPRLPYFEAVMKEVFRLHPPGPLLLPRKAEREVQVGGYTIPKDTQILVNAWAIGRDPSIWPNPEAFEPERFLTMKMDYKGQDFELIPFGSGKRICPGLSFANRMLPMMVATLIHNFNWKLEVEANAQDVHKGEMFGIAVRRAVPLKAYPLSH